From Streptomyces sp. TLI_053, a single genomic window includes:
- a CDS encoding GNAT family protein yields MELHEGDVVLRPIRARDQREWQEVSRRNRDWLRRWEATVPPGPAGLAAGPRPTFRQMVRYLRAEASAGRMLPFVVLYRGRLVGQLTVGGITWGSMCSANVGYWIDEAVAGRGIMPTAVALSVDHCFRTLGLHRIEVCIRPENGPSRRVVEKLGFRSEGMRPRYLHIDGDWRDHLVFALAAEEVPEGMLERWRSLSSGRRPHN; encoded by the coding sequence GTGGAACTCCACGAGGGGGACGTCGTGCTGCGCCCGATCAGGGCGCGCGACCAGCGCGAGTGGCAGGAGGTCAGCCGCCGCAACCGGGACTGGCTGCGGCGCTGGGAGGCCACCGTGCCGCCCGGCCCGGCCGGTCTGGCGGCGGGCCCGCGCCCGACCTTCCGGCAGATGGTCCGCTATCTGCGGGCCGAGGCCTCGGCGGGGCGGATGCTGCCCTTCGTGGTGCTGTACCGGGGCCGGCTGGTCGGCCAGTTGACCGTCGGCGGAATCACCTGGGGGTCGATGTGCTCGGCCAATGTCGGGTACTGGATCGACGAGGCGGTGGCCGGGCGGGGCATCATGCCGACCGCGGTCGCGCTCTCGGTGGACCACTGTTTCCGCACTCTCGGCCTGCACCGGATCGAGGTGTGCATCCGGCCGGAGAACGGACCGAGCCGGCGGGTGGTGGAAAAGCTCGGCTTCCGTTCGGAGGGAATGCGGCCGCGCTATCTGCACATCGACGGCGACTGGCGGGACCACCTGGTGTTCGCGCTCGCCGCCGAGGAGGTCCCGGAGGGGATGCTGGAACGCTGGCGTTCCCTCAGCTCGGGCCGTCGGCCGCATAATTGA
- a CDS encoding MogA/MoaB family molybdenum cofactor biosynthesis protein: MRALAVTVSNRASAGVYADRGGPLLVEGLRAMGFTVDGPRVVPDGEPVEAVLREAVAAGYDVVLTTGGTGISPNDLTPEMTARVLDREIPGIPEAIRAYGRDTVPTAALSRGLAGLAGRTLVVNLPGSTGGVRDGLAVLAPLLAHAVDQLGGGDHPRPDTAASGSAH, translated from the coding sequence ATGAGAGCCCTCGCGGTCACCGTCTCCAACCGCGCCTCCGCCGGCGTCTACGCCGACCGGGGCGGCCCGCTGCTGGTCGAGGGTCTGCGGGCGATGGGCTTCACGGTCGACGGCCCCCGGGTCGTCCCGGACGGCGAACCGGTCGAGGCGGTGCTGCGGGAGGCCGTGGCGGCCGGCTACGACGTGGTGCTGACCACCGGCGGCACCGGCATCTCGCCGAACGACCTCACCCCCGAGATGACCGCCCGGGTGCTCGACCGGGAGATCCCCGGCATCCCCGAGGCGATCCGGGCGTACGGACGGGACACGGTGCCCACCGCCGCGCTCTCCCGGGGGCTGGCCGGCCTCGCCGGACGTACCCTGGTCGTCAATCTGCCGGGATCGACCGGCGGCGTCCGGGACGGCCTGGCCGTGCTGGCCCCGCTGCTCGCCCACGCCGTCGACCAGCTCGGCGGCGGGGACCACCCCCGGCCCGACACGGCAGCTTCCGGGAGCGCGCACTGA
- the moaC gene encoding cyclic pyranopterin monophosphate synthase MoaC: MTASPPGDRLTHVDEQGAARMVDVSAKDVTARTAVAAGRVRVSPRVVELLRGEGVPKGDALAVARIAGIMGAKRTPELIPLCHPIALSGVKVELTVADDAVEITATVRTTDRTGVEMEALTAVAVAGLTVIDMVKAVDKGAAVESVRVLSKTGGKSGDWTAPEGEE; encoded by the coding sequence GTGACCGCCTCACCCCCCGGCGACCGCCTCACCCATGTCGACGAGCAGGGCGCGGCCCGGATGGTCGACGTCTCCGCGAAGGACGTGACCGCCCGGACCGCCGTCGCGGCGGGCCGGGTCCGGGTGTCCCCGCGGGTGGTCGAGCTGCTGCGCGGCGAGGGGGTGCCCAAGGGCGACGCGCTGGCCGTGGCCAGGATCGCCGGGATCATGGGCGCCAAGCGGACGCCCGAGCTGATCCCGCTCTGCCACCCGATCGCGCTCTCCGGGGTGAAGGTCGAGCTGACCGTCGCCGACGACGCGGTGGAGATCACCGCGACCGTCAGGACCACCGACCGGACCGGCGTCGAGATGGAGGCGCTGACCGCCGTCGCGGTGGCCGGCCTCACCGTGATCGACATGGTCAAGGCCGTCGACAAGGGCGCCGCGGTGGAGTCCGTCCGGGTGCTGAGCAAGACCGGCGGCAAGAGCGGTGACTGGACCGCCCCGGAGGGGGAGGAATGA
- the glp gene encoding gephyrin-like molybdotransferase Glp gives MTGSTESGTTPAACCDDSADPAPAARPGARPDGPWTVDEHLADVLAAVGPLPAIELQLLDAQGCRLAEDVVAEGDLPPFDNSSMDGYALRTPDTVGAGTAYPSVLTVVGDIAAGAGELPAVGPGQAARIMTGAPVPPGAGAVAPVEWTDGGTGSGRPADAMAAAVEGEEVRVLRPVAEGAHIRRRGSDVAAGSRVLTAGTRLGPAQLGLLAAIGRATVTVRPRPRVVVLSTGSELVQPGEPVGPGQISESNSFTLTAAARDAGAIAYRVGGVPDDAARLRAVLEDQLGRADLIVTSGGVSVGAYDVVKEVFAEYGGVDFRRLRMQPGKPQGFGRIGPGPGVPLLALPGNPVSAYISFELFVRPAIRAMLGAEDIHRPVVRAHCPVALRSPAGRRQFLRGRYSAADGLVEPVGGAESHLVGALARADCLITVPEDVTELPAGSEVDVVLLGG, from the coding sequence ATGACCGGGTCCACGGAGAGCGGTACCACCCCCGCAGCCTGCTGCGACGACTCCGCGGACCCGGCTCCGGCCGCCCGCCCCGGTGCCCGTCCGGACGGTCCGTGGACCGTGGACGAGCACCTCGCGGACGTCCTGGCCGCCGTCGGCCCGCTCCCCGCCATCGAGCTCCAGCTGCTCGACGCGCAGGGCTGCCGGCTGGCCGAGGACGTCGTCGCCGAGGGCGATCTGCCGCCCTTCGACAACAGCTCGATGGACGGCTACGCCCTGCGCACGCCCGACACCGTCGGCGCGGGCACCGCGTACCCCTCGGTGCTGACCGTGGTCGGCGACATCGCCGCCGGTGCCGGCGAACTCCCCGCGGTGGGCCCCGGCCAGGCCGCCCGGATCATGACCGGCGCCCCCGTCCCGCCCGGCGCCGGGGCCGTCGCCCCGGTCGAGTGGACCGACGGCGGCACCGGTTCCGGCCGCCCCGCCGACGCGATGGCCGCCGCGGTCGAGGGCGAGGAGGTCCGGGTGCTGCGCCCGGTCGCCGAGGGCGCCCACATCCGCCGCCGCGGCAGCGACGTCGCCGCCGGCAGCCGGGTGCTGACCGCCGGCACCCGGCTCGGACCCGCCCAGCTCGGCCTGCTCGCCGCGATCGGCCGGGCCACCGTCACTGTCCGCCCGCGCCCGCGGGTCGTGGTGCTGTCCACCGGCAGCGAGCTGGTCCAGCCCGGCGAGCCGGTCGGCCCCGGGCAGATCTCCGAGTCCAACAGCTTCACCCTCACCGCGGCCGCCCGTGACGCCGGCGCGATCGCCTACCGGGTCGGCGGCGTCCCCGACGACGCGGCCAGGCTGCGCGCCGTGCTGGAGGACCAGCTCGGCCGGGCCGACCTGATCGTCACCAGCGGCGGCGTCAGCGTCGGCGCCTACGACGTGGTCAAGGAGGTCTTCGCCGAGTACGGCGGGGTGGACTTCCGGCGGCTGCGGATGCAGCCCGGCAAGCCGCAGGGCTTCGGCCGGATCGGGCCCGGCCCCGGGGTGCCGCTGCTGGCCCTGCCGGGCAATCCGGTCAGCGCGTACATCTCCTTCGAACTGTTCGTCCGCCCGGCGATCCGCGCGATGCTCGGCGCCGAGGACATCCACCGCCCGGTGGTCCGGGCGCACTGCCCGGTGGCGCTGCGCTCGCCCGCCGGCCGCCGGCAGTTCCTCCGCGGCCGGTACTCGGCCGCGGACGGCCTGGTGGAACCGGTCGGCGGCGCGGAGTCGCACCTGGTCGGGGCGCTGGCCCGGGCGGACTGCCTGATCACCGTTCCCGAGGACGTCACCGAGCTGCCCGCGGGCAGCGAGGTCGACGTGGTGCTGCTCGGCGGCTGA
- the galU gene encoding UTP--glucose-1-phosphate uridylyltransferase GalU, which yields MTTTNSRIPVTKAVVPAAGLGTRFLPATKATPKEMLPVVDKPAIQYVVEEAASAGLSDILMVTGRNKRALEDHFDRAYELEELLARKGDQDRLRRVRESVELANMHYVRQGDPKGLGHAVSVAEQHVAGQPFAVLLGDDLIDPRDPLLSRMIEVQQELGGSVVALMEVDASQIHLYGCAAVKPSTFGEDVFQVTDLVEKPETAEAPSNYAVIGRYVLDPSVFDVLRDTPPGRGGEIQLTDALRELTTRPSDTGGQVHGVLFKGRRYDTGDRSDYLRAIVRLASEREDLGPEFRTWLREFVASELQD from the coding sequence ATGACGACGACCAACTCCCGTATCCCGGTCACCAAGGCAGTGGTCCCCGCGGCCGGTCTGGGTACCCGATTCCTGCCGGCCACCAAGGCCACTCCGAAGGAGATGCTGCCCGTCGTCGACAAGCCGGCGATCCAGTACGTCGTCGAGGAGGCGGCCTCCGCGGGCCTGTCCGACATACTGATGGTCACCGGCCGCAACAAGCGCGCCCTCGAGGACCACTTCGACCGCGCCTACGAGCTCGAGGAGCTGCTCGCCCGCAAGGGCGACCAGGACCGCCTCCGCCGGGTCCGCGAGTCCGTCGAGCTCGCCAACATGCACTACGTCCGCCAGGGCGACCCCAAGGGCCTCGGCCACGCCGTCTCGGTCGCCGAGCAGCACGTCGCCGGCCAGCCCTTCGCCGTCCTCCTCGGTGACGACCTGATCGACCCGCGCGACCCGCTGCTGTCCCGCATGATCGAGGTCCAGCAGGAGCTCGGCGGCTCGGTCGTCGCGCTGATGGAGGTCGACGCCTCCCAGATCCACCTGTACGGCTGCGCCGCCGTCAAGCCGAGCACCTTCGGCGAGGACGTCTTCCAGGTGACCGACCTGGTCGAGAAGCCGGAGACGGCCGAGGCCCCGTCGAACTACGCCGTCATCGGCCGGTACGTGCTCGACCCGTCCGTCTTCGACGTGCTGCGGGACACCCCGCCCGGCCGCGGCGGCGAGATCCAGCTCACCGACGCCCTTCGTGAACTGACCACCCGCCCGTCCGACACCGGCGGCCAGGTCCACGGCGTGCTGTTCAAGGGCCGCCGCTACGACACCGGCGACCGCTCGGACTACCTGCGCGCTATCGTCCGTCTCGCCTCGGAGCGCGAGGACCTCGGGCCGGAGTTCCGCACCTGGCTGCGCGAGTTCGTCGCCTCCGAGCTGCAGGACTGA
- a CDS encoding GGDEF domain-containing protein: MSTPLLVQALAVLSAPALAGAAVLGVRLRRGAARAARRETGLRERVAELEERNAELERTASCDPVTGVWNYRHLQLTLDREIDRARRAEQHEPQDGPRPLAVLLLEINGFDAVVAEHGRTRAGTVLRDLAQRLGMEIRRSDTLGRYSGEEFLVVLPDTGAEGAAQVADRLVWSVRRHLLLDWSSGERADRRPHGNGLTAAIGLAVLPEDGTHAAVLLRSADRALAAARAAGGDCWRPAAPVALSGNVPVTGAAVVSPQPDGVFAAERDR; the protein is encoded by the coding sequence ATGTCCACCCCGCTGCTGGTCCAGGCCCTGGCCGTGCTGAGCGCCCCCGCGCTGGCCGGCGCCGCCGTCCTCGGCGTCCGGCTGCGGCGCGGCGCGGCGCGCGCGGCCCGGCGCGAGACCGGGCTGCGCGAGCGCGTCGCCGAACTGGAGGAGCGCAACGCCGAACTGGAGCGCACCGCCTCCTGCGACCCGGTCACCGGCGTCTGGAACTACCGGCACCTCCAGCTCACCCTGGACCGGGAGATCGACCGGGCCCGCCGGGCCGAGCAGCACGAGCCGCAGGACGGGCCGCGTCCGCTGGCCGTGCTGCTGCTGGAGATCAACGGCTTCGACGCGGTGGTCGCCGAGCACGGCCGGACCCGGGCCGGGACGGTGCTGCGCGACCTCGCCCAGCGGCTCGGCATGGAGATCCGCCGCTCCGACACCCTGGGGCGGTACAGCGGCGAGGAGTTCCTGGTGGTGCTGCCGGACACCGGGGCCGAGGGCGCGGCCCAGGTCGCCGACCGCCTGGTCTGGTCGGTCCGCCGCCACCTGCTGCTGGACTGGTCCTCCGGCGAGCGGGCGGACCGCCGCCCGCACGGCAACGGCCTCACCGCCGCGATCGGCCTGGCGGTGCTCCCGGAGGACGGCACCCACGCCGCCGTCCTGCTGCGGTCCGCCGACCGGGCACTCGCCGCCGCCCGCGCCGCGGGCGGCGACTGCTGGCGCCCGGCCGCCCCGGTGGCCCTTTCGGGAAACGTTCCGGTGACCGGGGCGGCGGTCGTTTCCCCGCAGCCGGACGGAGTCTTCGCAGCCGAACGTGACCGTTAG
- a CDS encoding 5-formyltetrahydrofolate cyclo-ligase — protein sequence MHNEKGALRTRLLSERREIPAEERERAAEALAGHAGALAAAAVPAGEAATAGAAGATTGAAATVAAYVSVGTEPGTRPLLDALRARGLRVLLPVLLADNDLDWAEYTGPAALAPAGRGLLEPVGGRLGPEAVTGAGLVLLPGLAVDRRGLRLGRGGGSYDRVLARLERSGARPVLAVLLYEHELLERVPAEPHDRPVDLALTPSGAHRLG from the coding sequence ATGCACAACGAGAAGGGCGCGCTGAGGACACGGCTGCTGTCCGAGCGGCGGGAAATCCCGGCCGAGGAGCGGGAGCGGGCCGCCGAGGCGCTGGCCGGGCACGCCGGCGCGCTGGCGGCCGCCGCCGTGCCGGCCGGGGAGGCCGCGACGGCGGGGGCGGCGGGGGCGACGACGGGCGCGGCGGCCACGGTGGCCGCGTACGTCTCGGTGGGCACCGAGCCGGGCACCCGCCCGCTGCTGGACGCGCTGCGGGCGCGCGGGCTGCGGGTGCTGCTCCCGGTCCTGCTGGCCGACAACGATCTGGACTGGGCGGAGTACACCGGGCCGGCGGCGCTGGCCCCGGCCGGGCGCGGCCTGCTGGAGCCGGTCGGCGGGCGGCTCGGGCCAGAGGCGGTGACCGGCGCCGGGCTGGTGCTGCTGCCGGGGCTGGCGGTGGACCGGCGGGGGCTGCGGCTGGGACGGGGCGGCGGCTCGTACGACCGGGTGCTGGCCCGGCTGGAGCGGTCCGGGGCGCGGCCGGTGCTGGCGGTGCTGCTGTACGAGCACGAGCTGCTCGAACGGGTGCCGGCCGAGCCGCACGACCGGCCGGTGGACCTCGCGCTGACCCCCTCCGGCGCCCACCGGCTGGGGTGA
- a CDS encoding penicillin acylase family protein translates to MPRSKKFRRARLIVIVLVVLLVAGAGYGGYRGVAAVRASFPEVDGSVKVAGMSAPVDVKRDANGIPQLYADTSEDLFRAQGYVQAQDRFWEMDVRRHITAGRLSEMFGDSQVDTDSMIRTMGWRQVAQKEFDTLLGADTKKNLQAYAEGVNSWLAEHPGGSAASVEYGVLGVVNGDYKPEQWTPVDSVAWLKAMAWDLSGNLQEEIDRSLLAQDFSPEKIAELYPDYPYARNGTIVKTGTVNGTSYKPADGSAPAAQGTAAGTAQGAAASSALLKGVTDRIDALPELLGRNGQGIGSNSWVVAGSHTTTGKPLLANDPHLGPGLPSVWYQMGLHCRAVSPTCQYDVSGFTFAGMPGVVIGHNKDIAWGFTNLGADVTDLFLEKVTGPETYLVDGKEKKFELRKETIKVAGGEDRTITVRTTETGAPLISDPSTEQQNVGKYAPNGASAPDRGTGGYGVALQWTALIPGRTMDAVFALDRAKNWDDFQKAAADFTVPSQNLVYADAKNIGYQAPGYIPVRGKGDGRYPAPGWDSAYQWKKDPVPFSAMPWSLNPSSGYIVTANQAVVDPGYKPALTTDWEYGTRAKEITDQLEARLKNNGKISPDDMQDMQLDNTSILAKTLVPMLLKVEIDDPYVREAQDLLKDWNFHQDADSAAAAYYNGVWRQLLTLAFGQKFPADLRAEENCLLVRQQIDPTRPDSKSKIVTECGTRDPAKAQPDGGDRWNEVVRQQLEKPDSGWWTYIDSQHKEQKGLDNLLREAMTNARQELTSLLTKDITTWSWGRLHKLELRERTMGSDSSSIGSGVVHQLLNRGPYRLSGGSAAVDAAGWNAAAGYQVDWIPSMRMVVDLNDLDASRWIIVGGASGHAFHENYNDQTDLWLKGKLLSWSFSPDAVERATKHKLTLTAG, encoded by the coding sequence ATGCCCCGCTCGAAAAAGTTCCGGCGCGCCCGTCTGATCGTGATCGTGCTGGTCGTACTGCTGGTGGCCGGCGCCGGCTACGGCGGCTACCGGGGGGTGGCCGCGGTCCGCGCGTCCTTCCCCGAGGTCGACGGCAGCGTCAAGGTGGCGGGCATGAGCGCGCCGGTCGACGTGAAGCGGGACGCCAACGGCATCCCCCAGCTCTACGCCGACACCTCCGAGGACCTCTTCCGGGCCCAGGGCTACGTCCAGGCCCAGGACCGGTTCTGGGAGATGGACGTCCGGCGGCACATCACCGCGGGCCGGCTCTCCGAGATGTTCGGCGACAGCCAGGTCGACACCGACTCCATGATCCGCACCATGGGCTGGCGCCAGGTGGCCCAGAAGGAGTTCGACACCCTCCTCGGCGCCGACACCAAGAAGAACCTCCAGGCCTACGCGGAGGGGGTCAACTCCTGGCTCGCCGAGCACCCGGGCGGCTCCGCCGCCTCGGTGGAGTACGGCGTCCTCGGCGTCGTCAACGGCGACTACAAGCCCGAGCAGTGGACCCCGGTCGACTCGGTGGCCTGGCTCAAGGCGATGGCCTGGGACCTCTCCGGGAACCTCCAGGAGGAGATCGACCGCTCGCTGCTCGCCCAGGACTTCAGCCCGGAGAAGATCGCCGAGCTGTACCCGGACTACCCGTACGCGCGCAACGGCACGATCGTGAAGACCGGCACCGTGAACGGCACCTCCTACAAGCCGGCCGACGGCTCGGCCCCGGCCGCCCAGGGGACCGCCGCCGGCACCGCCCAGGGCGCCGCCGCCTCCTCGGCACTGCTCAAGGGCGTCACCGACCGGATCGACGCGCTGCCCGAGCTGCTCGGCCGCAACGGCCAGGGCATCGGCTCCAACTCCTGGGTGGTGGCCGGCAGCCACACCACCACCGGCAAGCCGCTGCTGGCCAACGACCCGCACCTCGGTCCCGGCCTGCCCTCGGTCTGGTACCAGATGGGCCTGCACTGCCGGGCGGTCTCCCCGACCTGCCAGTACGACGTCTCCGGCTTCACCTTCGCCGGCATGCCCGGTGTGGTCATCGGCCACAACAAGGACATCGCCTGGGGCTTCACCAACCTCGGCGCCGACGTCACCGACCTCTTCCTGGAGAAGGTGACCGGCCCCGAGACCTACCTGGTCGACGGCAAGGAGAAGAAGTTCGAGCTCCGCAAGGAGACCATCAAGGTCGCCGGCGGCGAGGACCGCACCATCACCGTCCGCACCACCGAGACCGGCGCCCCGCTGATCTCCGACCCGAGCACCGAGCAGCAGAACGTCGGCAAGTACGCGCCCAACGGCGCCTCCGCCCCGGACCGGGGCACCGGCGGCTACGGCGTCGCCCTGCAGTGGACCGCGCTGATCCCGGGCCGCACCATGGACGCCGTCTTCGCGCTCGACCGGGCGAAGAACTGGGACGACTTCCAGAAGGCCGCCGCCGACTTCACCGTCCCGTCGCAGAACCTCGTCTACGCCGACGCCAAGAACATCGGCTACCAGGCCCCGGGCTACATCCCGGTGCGCGGCAAGGGCGACGGCCGCTACCCGGCGCCGGGCTGGGACTCCGCCTACCAGTGGAAGAAGGACCCGGTCCCGTTCAGCGCCATGCCCTGGAGCCTCAACCCGAGCAGCGGCTACATCGTCACCGCCAACCAGGCCGTGGTCGACCCGGGCTACAAGCCCGCGCTGACCACCGACTGGGAGTACGGCACCCGGGCCAAGGAGATCACCGACCAGCTCGAGGCCCGGCTGAAGAACAACGGCAAGATCTCGCCGGACGACATGCAGGACATGCAGCTCGACAACACCAGCATCCTGGCCAAGACCCTGGTCCCGATGCTGCTCAAGGTCGAGATCGACGACCCCTACGTGCGCGAGGCGCAGGACCTGCTGAAGGACTGGAACTTCCACCAGGACGCAGACTCGGCCGCCGCCGCCTACTACAACGGCGTCTGGCGCCAGCTGCTCACCCTCGCCTTCGGCCAGAAGTTCCCGGCCGACCTGCGGGCCGAGGAGAACTGCCTGCTGGTCCGCCAGCAGATCGACCCGACCAGGCCGGACAGCAAGTCGAAGATCGTCACCGAGTGCGGCACCCGTGACCCGGCCAAGGCCCAGCCGGACGGCGGCGACCGCTGGAACGAGGTCGTCCGGCAGCAGCTGGAGAAGCCCGACAGCGGCTGGTGGACGTACATCGACTCCCAGCACAAGGAGCAGAAGGGCCTGGACAACCTGCTGCGCGAGGCGATGACCAACGCCCGCCAGGAGCTCACCTCGCTGCTCACCAAGGACATCACCACCTGGAGCTGGGGCCGGCTGCACAAGCTGGAGCTGCGCGAGCGCACCATGGGCTCGGACAGCTCCTCGATCGGCTCGGGCGTCGTCCACCAGTTGCTCAACCGGGGCCCCTACCGGCTCTCCGGCGGTTCGGCGGCGGTCGACGCGGCGGGGTGGAACGCGGCCGCCGGGTACCAGGTGGACTGGATCCCCTCGATGCGCATGGTGGTCGACCTGAACGACCTCGACGCCTCGCGCTGGATCATCGTCGGTGGTGCCTCCGGTCACGCCTTCCACGAGAACTACAACGACCAGACCGACCTCTGGCTCAAGGGCAAGCTGCTGAGCTGGTCCTTCTCGCCGGACGCGGTCGAACGGGCGACCAAGCACAAGCTGACGCTGACCGCGGGCTGA
- a CDS encoding potassium/proton antiporter translates to MNVDHLNQLLLEFSVILLIAVVAVRVSTKSGLPSLLIYLGIGVALGQNGLGVSFDNAELTQVLGYAALVVILAEGGLKTNWREARPVMGAATVLATVGVGISVFVTAAGAHWLVGLDWRTSLLLGAIVSSTDAAAVFSVLRTVPLPRRLTGLLEAESGFNDAPVVILVVAFAAVGDTEPWYVLIGTILAELAIGLAVGLAVGKLGAFGLKHVALPSSGLYPIAVLALAVLGYAGGALLHGSGFLAVYVTAVILGNSKLPHGPAVRGFADGLAWIGQIGMFVLLGLLCTPESMGSAVVPALVIGAVLVFLARPLSVVLTLTPFRLPLREQALLSWAGLRGAVPIVLATIPMVSGAPMAQDVFNIVFILVVVFTLLQGPTLPWVAKGLRIGEGSMGQDLGIESAPLEKLHGHLLSVALAPDSRMSGVEIGELRLPTGAAVTLVVREGSSFVPDKATVLRGGDELLVVTTDEVGEAAERRLRAVDKGGKLADWLHGRRT, encoded by the coding sequence GTGAATGTCGACCACCTGAACCAGCTGCTGCTCGAGTTCTCCGTGATCCTGCTGATCGCGGTGGTCGCCGTGCGCGTCTCCACCAAATCCGGCCTGCCCAGCCTGCTGATCTACCTCGGCATCGGGGTGGCGCTCGGCCAGAACGGCCTCGGCGTCTCCTTCGACAACGCCGAACTCACCCAGGTGCTCGGCTACGCGGCCCTGGTGGTGATCCTGGCCGAGGGCGGCCTCAAGACCAACTGGCGCGAGGCCAGACCCGTGATGGGGGCCGCCACCGTACTCGCCACCGTCGGCGTCGGGATCAGCGTCTTCGTCACCGCGGCCGGGGCGCACTGGCTGGTCGGCCTGGACTGGCGCACCTCACTGCTGCTCGGCGCGATCGTCTCGTCCACGGACGCCGCGGCCGTCTTCTCGGTGCTGCGCACGGTGCCGCTGCCGCGCCGGCTGACCGGTCTGCTGGAGGCCGAGTCCGGCTTCAACGACGCGCCCGTGGTCATCCTGGTCGTCGCCTTCGCCGCCGTCGGCGACACGGAGCCGTGGTACGTCCTGATCGGCACGATCCTCGCCGAGCTGGCGATCGGCCTGGCCGTCGGCCTCGCGGTCGGCAAGCTCGGGGCGTTCGGCCTCAAGCACGTCGCCCTGCCGTCCTCCGGCCTCTACCCGATCGCGGTGCTGGCCCTGGCCGTGCTCGGCTACGCCGGCGGCGCGCTGCTGCACGGCTCCGGGTTCCTCGCCGTCTACGTCACCGCGGTGATCCTCGGCAACTCCAAGCTGCCGCACGGCCCCGCCGTCCGGGGCTTCGCCGACGGCCTGGCCTGGATCGGGCAGATCGGCATGTTCGTGCTGCTCGGCCTGCTCTGCACCCCCGAGTCGATGGGCTCGGCCGTGGTGCCGGCGCTGGTGATCGGCGCGGTACTGGTCTTCCTCGCCCGGCCGCTCTCGGTGGTGCTCACGCTCACCCCGTTCCGGCTGCCGCTGCGCGAGCAGGCCCTGCTCAGCTGGGCCGGCCTGCGCGGGGCGGTGCCCATCGTGCTGGCCACCATCCCGATGGTGTCCGGCGCGCCGATGGCCCAGGACGTCTTCAACATCGTCTTCATCCTGGTCGTGGTCTTCACCCTGCTCCAGGGCCCGACGCTGCCCTGGGTCGCCAAGGGCCTGCGGATCGGCGAAGGGTCGATGGGACAGGACCTCGGCATCGAGTCCGCCCCGCTGGAGAAGCTGCACGGACACCTGTTGTCGGTCGCGCTGGCGCCGGACTCCCGGATGTCCGGCGTGGAGATCGGCGAGCTGCGGCTGCCGACCGGGGCGGCGGTCACCCTGGTGGTGCGGGAGGGCAGCAGCTTCGTGCCCGACAAGGCGACCGTGCTGCGCGGCGGGGACGAGCTGCTGGTCGTCACCACGGACGAGGTGGGCGAGGCGGCCGAGCGGCGACTGCGGGCCGTGGACAAGGGCGGCAAGCTGGCCGACTGGCTGCACGGACGCAGGACCTGA